The proteins below come from a single Argentina anserina chromosome 1, drPotAnse1.1, whole genome shotgun sequence genomic window:
- the LOC126787119 gene encoding uncharacterized protein LOC126787119 — translation MHNFGDELTIDTYRVPWLIWIQVIVMVLLLLLLYCFSLLVLDLPDDNNNNNNNTKPSSSSSRLVSSHNFTTSVSANRLQNTQVGESMKGEIVPSTSRVMRAEDMVEMEGSATPNIYLHPCHYFRLARVAFLKCLGLDP, via the exons ATGCATAATTTTGGAGATGAACTCACTATAGACACCTACAGAGTCCCCTGGCTTATTTGGATCCAGGTCATAGTCAtggtcctcctcctccttctactCTACTGCTTCAGCTTATTGGTCCTGGATCTCCCAGatgacaacaacaacaacaacaacaacaccaaGCCTTCATCTTCCAGCTCTCGTTTGGTTTCAAGTCACAACTTCACCACCTCTGTTTCTGCAAACCGTTTGCAGAACACCcag GTAGGAGAAAGTATGAAAGGTGAAATAGTACCGAGCACCAGTAGAGTAATGAGGGCAGAGGACATGGTAGAAATGGAGGGCTCTGCAACACCCAACATATATCTCCATCCCTGCCATTATTTTAGACTTGCGAGGGTTGCATTTCTCAAGTGTTTGGGTTTGGACCCGTGA
- the LOC126802115 gene encoding uncharacterized protein LOC126802115 → MERQGLNQPPLLASMDFAQWKLQMRSFIYGIDFHAWRSVERGWNPPMKEVDSKAPEGSSMQELKDEDEWTDKEIKASEGNHKALNALYASMSRDEKKRVHNCVTAKQVWDKLCVLNEGNDIVKEQQYYSEIDALKMRDDETIDDFYSRFTDLSSLCESLGRPLQESDIVRKILRSLPKSYRMKKTTIQEQYNLNEYSVDLLIGNLKAWEMELDEDERPKGKNSKNIAFKVTEPSKSKSEDSEHNEILLLTKEFKKFLNQKNNRNKQNNLNSRRNFNNKNFEKRSDNFSQRKYEYGSSSNNNKKCYTCGGIGHIATDCGNKKTDSGNKAYKISWSDDDDSSTKRDKTFALVSSFSLDYAGSENEDQEEDEDNSYEDNEMFEYQARVIKAAEKISEKNLLLKQQVEMLENEKVKWEEEKLHMRKKMDYGDQVIERKHLLAKIQMLQNEVTEKNNLINLLNSKLGKLQVLLDGTNTKVEKFQHSSKSLFDILCSGKSYNDRTGLGYTGKSSSTRNPNFYTNFVREQSGSKECEKYIEEHVESEKLQTSFKSNIVNSNDRYEEDIQDIRSKLKEHSQLLLDISRFVGFSKSYKETKQDTDMVRRHSGKKVWRKKYNHDSIEAFCNLCHIDIDYESNDIKATCNVAITALSARQEDTWYIDSGCSRHMCGNKHWFSDLEESCVTGAVTFGDGKKAKIRGKCSIRSQDLNCLNNVLYVEGLSNNLISASQLADEYEDVWFNKRRCVVFDKDGTVVMEGVRS, encoded by the coding sequence ATGGAACGTCAAGGATTGAATCAGCCACCTTTGCTCGCTAGCATGGATTTTGCTCAATGGAAACTCCAAATGAGATCAtttatatatggtattgaCTTTCATGCATGGAGAAGTGTCGAACGTGGATGGAATCCTCCAATGAAAGAGGTTGATTCAAAAGCTCCTGAAGGATCGTCTATGCAAGAAttaaaagatgaagatgagtgGACTGACAAGGAAATCAAAGCTAGTGAAGGAAATCACAAAGCTTTGAATGCTCTTTACGCATCGATGAGCAgagatgaaaagaaaagagttcATAATTGCGTTACCGCCAAACAGGTTTGGGATAAACTTTGTGTTTTAAATGAAGGTAATGATATTGTAAAAGAACAACAATATTATTCTGAAATCGATGCTTTGAAAATGAGAGATGATGAaactattgatgatttttataGTCGTTTTACTGATCTTTCTAGTTTATGTGAAAGCCTTGGAAGGCCGTTACAAGAATCTGATATTGTAAGGAAAATATTACGATCTCTTCCAAAGTCATACAGGATGAAGAAGACAACAATCCAGGAGCAATATAATCTAAACGAATATTCTGTGGACTTGTTGATTGGAAATCTAAAGGCTTGGGAGATGGAGCTGGATGAGGATGAAAGACCAAAAGGTAAGAATTCAAAAAATATTGCCTTCAAGGTTACTGAACCCTCAAAATCAAAGTCTGAGGATTCTGAACATAATGAAATATTACTGTTGACTAAAGAGTTTAAGAaatttttgaatcagaaaaacaataggaataaacaaaataatcttAATTCTAGGAgaaattttaataataaaaattttgaaaaacgtAGTGATAATTTCTCTCAAAGGAAGTATGAGTATGGAAGTAGTAGTAACAACAATAAGAAATGTTATACTTGTGGTGGCATTGGCCACATTGCTACTGATTGTGGGAATAAAAAGACTGATTCAGGTAACAAGGCTTACAAGATATCTTGGAGTGACGATGATGATAGCTCCACAAAAAGGGACAAAACATTTGCTCTTGTATCTTCTTTCTCGTTAGATTATGCAGGTTCTGAAAATGaggatcaagaagaagatgaagacaaCAGCTATGAAGATAATGAGATGTTTGAATATCAAGCAAGAGTTATAAAAGCTGCAGAGaaaatttctgaaaaaaatCTTCTGTTAAAACAACAAGTAGAGATGCTGGAAAACGAAAAAGTGAAATGGGAAGAGGAGAAACTGCACATGCGAAAGAAAATGGACTATGGTGATCAAGTGATTGAACGAAAACATCTTTTAGCCAAAATTCAAATGCTACAAAATGAGGTAACAGAAaagaataatttaattaacttattaaactctaaacttggcAAGTTGCAGGTTTTGCTTGATGGAACGAATACCAAGGTTGAAAAGTTTCAACATAGTTCGAAATCACTATTTGATATTCTGTGTTCAGGAAAAAGCTACAACGATCGAACTGGCCTTGGATATACTGGTAAGAGTAGCTCAACTAGAAATCCGAATTTTTACACTAATTTTGTCCGTGAACAATCAGGTTCAAAGGAATGTGAGAAATACATTGAAGAACATGTAGAATCGGAAAAACTTCAGACCtcattcaaatcaaatattgtcAACTCGAATGATAGGTATGAGGAAGATATTCAAGATATTCGAAGTAAGTTGAAAGAGCATAGTCAGCTTTTACTTGATATCTCTCGTTTTGTTGGTTTTTCTAAATCTTATAAAGAAACTAAACAGGATACAGACATGGTTAGGAGACATTCAGGTAAGAAGGTTTGGAGGAAAAAGTATAATCATGATTCCATAGAAGCTTTTTGTAATTTGTGCCATATTGATATAGATTATGAATCGAATGATATTAAGGCTACGTGTAATGTTGCTATTACTGCGTTATCTGCTAGACAGGAGGACACTTGGTATATTGATAGTGGTTGTTCTAGACACATGTGTGGTAACAAACATTGGTTTTCTGACTTAGAAGAATCATGTGTGACAGGTGCGGTTACTTTTGGAGACGGGAAGAAAGCAAAAATAAGAGGGAAATGCTCAATCAGATCTCAGGATCTTAACTGCTTAAATAATGTTCTTTATGTTGAAGGTTTATCTAATAACCTTATTAGTGCTAGTCAATTAGCTGATGAGTATGAAGATGTCTGGTTTAACAAACGTCGTTGTGTGGTTTTTGACAAAGATGGTACAGTTGTGATGGAAGGGGTTAGATCATGA